A window of Fusarium musae strain F31 chromosome 1, whole genome shotgun sequence genomic DNA:
CTCCACTTCACTGCGCTGTCTACATCCCTCTCGTCTCTctccccctccctccctttTCCTTTAATTCAGCCATCGAGGCTTTCTTATCtatagaagaagaaactttttttttttcacgGAAAAGACTATAGCCAACTGCGCCTAGCACCCCCTGATACGTACCTAGTTGCCATGGCTCGCTCTAAAGCAACTGGTCCGCCGTCGAAATCAACATTTataagaaggagaaaaagTGAACAGAAACACCAAACAGTTCTTTGAGCCTAACAAGGTCGTGCATCAAAAAAGCCCACTGTATGTGGTCGTGTCTTCAAGCATATTGTCCAACGTTGTGCTACATAGACTCTGCCACTGCTGCCTGAAGTCCTTGCAACAGTGCGGCCTCCGCAGCATTGTCGTGCATGTGTTGATCTATCTGTGTTTGCGTATCTGGAACTGGCACCTGACCATGTGTGTGTAAATTAGGCGTGGCATTTgcaggcggaggaggagaagggaatGTGAGCTGAGTATGTGGAGCTGGCGGGAagtgaggctgaggatggtgttgagtaACTGGCTGAGGAGTTGGTGTATGTTGTGGCGGCGGGGAGTGATGTAGCTGCCCGACGGGTGTCGACGTATGGGAACGAGCTTGAGCAGCAGCCTGGGCGTGGGCGGGAGAGTGCATAGCActgtgctgctgctgaggtagttgttgttgctgggaTCGCGGGGTCTGAGGAGACATAGACATTTGTGATTGAGGATGTGCTGCTTGGTGGGGCGACTGTTGTGTTGCCGACATAACGCTTGGTCTTGACTGCGGCAAGGTCGACGGTGGATATCCCGATGAGGTGGCTGGGTTATACGAATGGGCAGCTGCTTGATTGTGCGCCTGGCTTTGCTGCGACGACGCTGCCTGAGCCGCATTCTGAGCAGGCGTCATAACTCCTGAACCAACGGCTGATGCTGGCGTTCCTGCAGCCCTTCCCTGTCCTTGTGAAGAGTTCTGCAACCCTCCAGCCAGTGTCATGATTCCTTGAATCTTGGCCTGGTCCTCCTCCGAAGTCATCCTTGCTCGTTCTTCAGCCTCCTTTCTCGCTGCCTGTGTAGGAGCTCGTGTCTTGAGCTCGCCCGTGACAGCCTGGAGATAATATGGCATCTCAGAgttggtcttgaggaagaaCAACTTGAGGTTACgagccttgtccttgagctGGACTTGTGTCCgatctttaagtatatctGATATCGTGCCCTGCGCCCCAAACAAGGTGAGTATCTGACTCCAATGAGGCCCTTTGACCAAGTCCAAGCCTGCCATGAGAGCCTTCTCTTCGTCCTGAGTCCACGGCCGACGTGTTGAGTGGatgccttctcttcttgtaTGAGACGCATTTTTAGAGAGGGCTGCTTGACGAGCCTTGTCATACAGTAATGCACTGGAACAGGTCTGATGTGGCGGGAGCTGATGGCCTGGTTCTTGAGGCGGTGGTTGTGGCTCAGGGATACTCTGCGTATATGATGAAAAGTACGGGTTCTgggcttgttgttgttggagctgGTTTAGATAAGTTTGGGCTGCGTTCACATTAGCTTATGATCTTTGCGTTCTTCTGAAACCTAACTCACTCGTGCTTGTGGGAACTGTAGGTTGATAGGGTACCGGCGACAAGCCATGTAGTGTAGTCTTGACATAGTGATCTGTACTTTGGGCTACCAGCGCCTCCAGTTCCTTGTAATCTTGTTGAGTGCATTCCACTTTGCCGTTTGCCTGAGGAGTCGAGGCAGGTTCCTTCTCGGGGCTCTTGGTAGGCTCGACCACGGCTGGCGGTTCGATTGTTTCGGTGACAGTGGGTGTTTGCTCAGGTTGAGGATTGGCCTCGGCAGGGGTGGCAGTGGTATCCTCAGTCAGTCCAGCCAAAGCATCTTGAACCAGCCCGGAAGCTGTCTTCTCAAAGAAGGATGAGAGCTCGTCCAAGTCAAGATTCGCATCGCCGGTCGTATCGCCCAAGAGGTCAACTGCAGTCTCTTCGCTAGATCGCATAGGATGGCCTAATCTTGATCCAAGGTCCGACATCAATGCGAGCCGTGTCTTTACACATGTCGAGACTTGCCGCAATAAATCGTCAACCTTGTATTTTTCTCTCAAAACAGCTAGTACTGGTGAGTAAGAAGCTCTACATCGTCGCCGACAAATCACTCACCAGATTCGGTAGAAGCTTCACCCTCAAGAGACGTTTTCCTCGCTCGGACAGAAGCGATAAACTCAGAATCGGCGGGTGTAAGATCGAGCCCGTTATGAAGCCCCCGTAGCTTTTCTTCCATGCCATTGATTAGTGCCTCTTCCAAAACTTGCTCCTTGGATTGTTCCTGGGTTTTTGTAGCAAGCGCATCGATGGCTACTTGGGTTTTGAGGGAAATGTATAGATCGAGCGCATCCGAACCGAGGTCTGAAACTTGGCCTCTGAAGATGGCATGGAAGTGCTGATGAGCTTCGGAATAGGATGGCGTGGTTTGTAATAGCCAGATACCGAATTGAGCAAGGTTCGCTAGATCGAGGATCGTACGGGATTCGTGGTCGTGGAGGTCCGGATCGTCGGCTGACAGAATGGGCCCCGAAGAATATATTTGCTTGATCTGCGCAAAAGAAGCGTGTAGGTCGCGAAATGACTTGGCGTGCTGTGAGTCGGCATCTTGAATAGGTTTTATCGAGTCGTCGAATGATTGTGAGAATAAGAGGAGGACAGAAAGTGCCTATCCCACCCATGTAAGCGCTGCGGTATCTCTCGAGTCGCGCCACCTACCAAGTTGCCAAGCGCATGTCGACTGGCTTTGCGCAAATACTTCTGAGGGTcggagaagaatgagactgaaggaggtgaaggaggaggaggtggcggAGGTAAGCTATGGTCGGTAATGCCATCAATCTCCATGGGATCGTTCGAGGAACCAAAGACGAAGTCGTTGACATTGCTGAGCGCATTCTGTacgagaagcgcaaggccaTCTTCGAGTTCTTCTTCAGCGCCTTGGGGAAGATCGAGTGCATGCTCAGAGGCAGGTTCGGCTTCAGTTTTGACCCTCTTCGACGGGTCGTCGCCGTTAGACTCGTCTTCAAATGATCGTTTAGTCGCAGCTTGCATGATGGAatcgaggtcaaggccaaggccctCGAGAATGTCAGATTCATTAGTGGGCTCTTTCTTGATCCCTAGAGTCACCACAGTCAGCATTGGGCAAAGTTCGTCCGTCGCGACAGATGTCTGCCGTGAAGCAGCGGGACATGTACGCACCCGTCGGGGACATTCCCCCGTTGAGCTCCGGCTGGCCAGGCTCAGCCATTACTTCGACTTCACTAAAGCATAAGCAGTGAAAGCAGTGTCCAACGGTAGATTTAGAATATATCCCAGGGATAGGCTCGAGGCGTGGTGCTGTTCGGCGCGGCGGCGTAGTCGTTGATACAGCGGATGATGATTGTTGGAAGTTTTTGCCCTCCAAAACGGCCCTACGAAATCTACTATCGATACACAGAAGAAAAGTGGGGCGGTAAAACTCGAAGAAGTCACCTCAAAACAGAAGAACCTTGGTGATGTATACATGCAGCGAGGGCAAGATTCAAGTTGGCGTGCTTCTGAATCAACAAAGGCTTATAATTTTATCCAATTATACTGTTATTGGATCAAAAAATTATGCTTTTCTGGGAGGTCCATCAAAAGTTGATCAGTACTTGCCTCGACTGAAGATTTTTTGACATGGTAAGGCGGGGATCGGCCATTACCAGCGCCGATTTAGATTGATGCAGACGATGGCTGGGGATTGGGATCCCGAGGTTTCATTGGCTATAAAGAGGGCAAAGCTCTCTAGGGAAACGCTTTCTTAAAAATTGCATTCCTAAATTGAATGCAAGAGACTTGATTGGCCATACTTCGTCCGTGTAAGTGATGCCCTCCAAGCTTGAATGCGTGTAGAAGTGAAAGACTCCCAAAAAGTATTCCTACACTGTCTTGTTCATTGCACCACATACCTAGAAAATGCAGTTTAGAGCACTCAAAAACAGAAGTGCCAGGATCTCTCTCATGATCTCTCTGCGAGGTACTTCAcctcaaaaaaaaaaaaaaagaaaaaggggggggggggataAAAGACAGCTCAGGAACTGGTGCTAGTAACCACAGTCGTGAGTGTAGAAATCGGGCGCAGATGCAcaactatttttatagtaaacaGATAGAAAAGCGATACTATTTAATCATTTTAGTGCTACTTTATAGCTAGCAAGTTTTACTCATGGTCGAGTTCTCGTTCATGGCACTGAtacatcttctcttctttatcCTAGCCATATTTCCAGGGGGTTCTTCATACCACCTGGTAGAGGTGGTTATTGAAATGCTTTGCAAGACATACAGCAAAAGGAAGAAGTTATCAACTAGCAACTGGACAAATGATAGAGTCTATAACATTCCGGAGCTGACAGTGAAGTGTATCCAGCTCCGAATCGTTGGGGTAGAGGGACAGTTGTCTAAGTATCTCTCGCAATCTCCAAGTTATACGGTTCCTTCTGATGCTAGtttactacctaccttacctatacCAAGGTAggaagttatagttattgcCATATGAAGGATAATAATAACATCGTGAAGTAAGGTAGGAAGCAAGATGTTGCTCCGAAAAGCAAAAGAAACCGTCGAACTTCTCCCTATCTAGTATAATGATAGACTTCTCTATAGGCCAACTTTACAACTGGTTGATTTCTTTGCATTTGGCATTGTTTGTTCAGTATTGTGATCCGTTGTTACAAAATAACAAGTTAGAGCGTATCATATCAGGTCCCTACTTTCGTCGTGTATCACGTACCTAACCATATTGGTGGACCTACAGCTAATGTCGCTGGAAGTAACAATGTCCCTCATTAACAGCCGGGGGATGTGTAATCAGAATGACTCCGGGTGCATGGATTCTTCCATACCGCTTCGAAAATGGTTCCGGGTCTACCTACCTCAGGCCAGAAGACAGGGCCGTCAGCTGGTTCTAGAGTGCAATCCGCCCTGACTCTCCACCTTCTTGAGGAAATCATACGGTCTCGAGggctaccttaggtaccttgcCTACCCAGAGCTGCCCTGAGGGTTGTTGGTTTCTTCCTCCACATGGAGGAAAGATATGGCAGGGCCCTTTGTTTATTCCCTCGGCGAGAGGAGCAGTGTTTGACTTGAACAACTCCATCGTCATTTCATTCAGACAGACTCGGGACACACATTTTGAACTGCCATAACAAATGCTATATAACCTAACGACATCCTTATCAGGTCTATTCCGCGATCATCAGTATGGCGTTCGTcataccagcaccaccacctcctcctcctcctcctcctcctcctcctcctcctcctcctcctcctcctcctcctcctcctcctcctcctggtcCTTTTatacatcatcaccaccacccaaGGGTACGCCTCCGAGGGAGCGGCGGCATCATGCGTATCGCCTTCTACGTCTTTATTATCGTGGCTGCAGTTGTCGTTCCAATTCTTGTGTTAAAGAGCTCCAACCGCTATAAATACTTCGCAGGTCCgtttcattctcatcatcaaacacaAACGTAATTGACTAACCCGCCGCACTCTGTAGATGTTAAATCATGCAACCAAAACAGCAGTGAACACCTCTCTTGGCATAGACGTCGTCGTCCCCTTACCAACAAGTTCAGGATCAACGAggttgttggagaagaacaTGACTGCCCCAAGTCGAGTGCGTCGCAGTTATTACTAGCCGATCCTACATGCTTGCAGAGGAGGAAGCCAAAACCCAATATTTGTTATTTGATTAGACGTTAATATTGAAGCTCTATCAAAAACGCAAAGAAACTGACTGCAACTCTGTGCTTGATTTCCTCCCCATATACTTTATCGGTAGTCCTTGGAATATGCCTGGAGAGGCAAGAAAGCTCAGGACCTCTGTTTACGTGATTAATAGACTGGAAGTAAGTTTGGTATATCTTAGTAGGGTTTTACAccagtttattttggcatcCTAGCTAGATGTTGGAGGTTTTCTGTCTCCCTGGAGTATGCCCAACCTAACCCTTGATGTGATGTACATCATATTCCGAACACGTCATTACGTAGCCATCATTAGTTGTCAAACCATAATCATTCATCCATCCGTCCACCCATTCAACCAACACTCTCTTCCGGATGCAGCACAGCTGCCCAGCTCCACCAAGGAATGTTTCTCCAAACCGTGAACCAGCATCCACTCAGAGGACCAGTACCGAAGTGCGAGAAAGTAAATAATGAGTAAATAATCAATGCAAAAAAGCCGACCCAGATGAAACGCCAAATCCGGTAGGGGTATCATAATATGCGCGCGAAAAAAGAGTGAATGCTGTATCTCTGTGTGTTTGTTCTTGTTTCACATCCACACAGCAAAGAAGAGCATGACGAGAACCAGGGCGACGCTAGTGTAAGCAACGTGTTTTCGCCCTGAAGCTCCACTGCCTTCTTCACTGGTGACAGAGCGTGAAAACACAGAGTTGGTACCGTTGTTGATGTAATCGAGTACGTCGttggaagaagatgccaGACCAAAGAGGAAGCTCATGCCGCCATGCGCAAATGCCTTGACATTGAGAGACGCGGTCTCGACGATGGATACTTTCGCGCTTGAGCCGATCATTTGCGATAAGGCGATTTGTCGCGCGCGGTCTTGAGGGTGAATGTCTCGGTCGCGGTTAGGTAATTGGGAAGCAACACCTTGACGATGTTAAtgttttaagcttaaagaacGCGCGATTGGAGTAACTCACCATGTGTCGCGAATTGAGATGTGGGAGCTCTGTTATTCGAGATGTGAACTTCAGCAGCACATGCTGAAGCCATGAGTGCGCAGAGCAAGATGAGGAGCGAGATTGGCGAGCGCATGGTGGGCCGATATAGACGATACCAGAAGATTtccagaaagaaaaaaaaagatcaaACGGATAGGGCGTAGTATAAAGATAGTGATCCAAGACAAGAGAGCTTTATGTCGCAAACGATCGATCGACAAGGCAATTAACCCTTTTCTGTCTCCCTTCCTTCCAAAGTTTCCAGTCCCTTAGACTACGACAAAAAGCCAAAAACTGTAACGAAGGTTGGGTTGTTTGTAACGAAAGGTGACGAGGCCCCCGATTCAAAAAGACCTTGTTCGAAGCGGGTGGATATTCCCTCCTGGTAGCCTCGCTGGTGCGCGCAGCCCAAGCTGAATAACCGTAAAACCGTAAAGGAAGATGCAGAGAAAACGATTGGACGGGCCGGCCACGCGTACGACGG
This region includes:
- a CDS encoding hypothetical protein (EggNog:ENOG41), which produces MAEPGQPELNGGMSPTGIKKEPTNESDILEGLGLDLDSIMQAATKRSFEDESNGDDPSKRVKTEAEPASEHALDLPQGAEEELEDGLALLVQNALSNVNDFVFGSSNDPMEIDGITDHSLPPPPPPPSPPSVSFFSDPQKYLRKASRHALGNLALSVLLLFSQSFDDSIKPIQDADSQHAKSFRDLHASFAQIKQIYSSGPILSADDPDLHDHESRTILDLANLAQFGIWLLQTTPSYSEAHQHFHAIFRGQVSDLGSDALDLYISLKTQVAIDALATKTQEQSKEQVLEEALINGMEEKLRGLHNGLDLTPADSEFIASVRARKTSLEGEASTESAVLREKYKVDDLLRQVSTCVKTRLALMSDLGSRLGHPMRSSEETAVDLLGDTTGDANLDLDELSSFFEKTASGLVQDALAGLTEDTTATPAEANPQPEQTPTVTETIEPPAVVEPTKSPEKEPASTPQANGKVECTQQDYKELEALVAQSTDHYVKTTLHGLSPVPYQPTVPTSTTQTYLNQLQQQQAQNPYFSSYTQSIPEPQPPPQEPGHQLPPHQTCSSALLYDKARQAALSKNASHTRREGIHSTRRPWTQDEEKALMAGLDLVKGPHWSQILTLFGAQGTISDILKDRTQVQLKDKARNLKLFFLKTNSEMPYYLQAVTGELKTRAPTQAARKEAEERARMTSEEDQAKIQGIMTLAGGLQNSSQGQGRAAGTPASAVGSGVMTPAQNAAQAASSQQSQAHNQAAAHSYNPATSSGYPPSTLPQSRPSVMSATQQSPHQAAHPQSQMSMSPQTPRSQQQQLPQQQHSAMHSPAHAQAAAQARSHTSTPVGQLHHSPPPQHTPTPQPVTQHHPQPHFPPAPHTQLTFPSPPPPANATPNLHTHGQVPVPDTQTQIDQHMHDNAAEAALLQGLQAAVAESM